In Gammaproteobacteria bacterium, a single genomic region encodes these proteins:
- the lepB gene encoding signal peptidase I, translated as MARRRTRKAPVIAATEFIFIFSAIAYFISTENFEYVLTLATVFSGLVYFLDKILFARFRRNRYLRIKEKRAVLNADEEEYLSKGMPVIIEYSRSFFLVLLLVLVLRSFVFEPFRIPSGSLEPTLIPGDFILVNKFDYGLRLPVINKKVVAMHEPKRGDIVVFHWPVNPKVDFIKRVVGVPGDTISYVDKVFYINGVEAKQNTLETVPYVLENGNMVDALKRQEDLLGVKHEIYQFPSREADNFTNLTVPDNMYFMIGDNRDDSADSRTWGFVPESHIVGKPLYVLMSWDKNSYNLRWKRSGLSVQVKNEPAGETA; from the coding sequence ATGGCCAGAAGACGCACCCGCAAAGCGCCAGTGATTGCTGCGACAGAATTTATATTTATTTTTTCTGCGATTGCATATTTCATTAGCACAGAAAATTTTGAATATGTTTTAACCTTGGCGACAGTTTTTTCTGGTCTCGTATATTTTTTAGATAAAATACTCTTCGCACGCTTTCGTCGAAATCGTTACCTCCGCATTAAAGAAAAGCGTGCAGTGCTCAATGCCGATGAAGAAGAATATTTATCCAAAGGCATGCCAGTTATTATTGAGTATTCACGTTCATTTTTTTTGGTGTTGTTATTAGTATTAGTGCTTCGTTCCTTTGTATTTGAACCGTTTCGAATTCCCTCTGGCTCATTAGAGCCCACTTTAATTCCTGGCGATTTTATTTTAGTGAATAAATTTGATTATGGTCTCAGGTTGCCTGTGATTAATAAGAAAGTAGTCGCTATGCATGAACCGAAGCGTGGTGATATTGTTGTTTTCCATTGGCCAGTGAATCCAAAAGTCGATTTCATTAAACGTGTTGTTGGTGTGCCTGGGGATACAATAAGTTATGTCGACAAAGTATTTTATATTAATGGTGTGGAAGCTAAACAAAACACGCTAGAAACCGTGCCGTATGTCCTTGAAAATGGCAATATGGTAGATGCATTGAAACGACAAGAAGATTTGTTGGGCGTGAAGCATGAAATTTATCAATTTCCATCAAGAGAAGCGGATAATTTTACTAATCTTACGGTTCCAGATAATATGTATTTTATGATTGGCGATAATCGTGATGATAGCGCCGATAGTCGCACTTGGGGGTTTGTACCTGAAAGCCATATTGTTGGGAAACCTTTATATGTGTTAATGAGTTGGGACAAAAATAGCTATAATTTGCGTTGGAAACGCAGTGGTTTGTCGGTGCAAGTAAAAAATGAACCGGCAGGAGAAACTGCATGA
- the lepA gene encoding translation elongation factor 4, whose translation MSESATLLSHIRNFSIIAHIDHGKSTLSDRLIQTCGGLSQREMSAQVLDSMDLERERGITIKAQSVTLNYLAKDGKHYQLNFIDTPGHVDFAYEVSRSLAACEGALLVVDAGQGVEAQTVAVCYMAVEQGLEVIPVLNKIDLPQAEPERVAKEIEEIIGIEAKDALHISAKTGLGIADLLEMLVAKVPPPQGSVDGPLQALIIDSWFDSYLGVVSLVRVMNGVLRKGDKMQVMTTGKAHLVDSVGVFTPKRLEKEELRTGEVGYVVAGIKDINGAPVGDTITLAKQPALTSLPGFKMLKPQVYAGLFPISSEDYEAFRDALGKLRLNDASLFYEPENSEAMGFGFRCGFLGMLHMEIVQERLEREYNLDLITTAPTVVYEVVLTKGETIYVDNPSKLPVVNNIESLREPIAKVNILVAQEHVGVVMKLCLERRGIQKSMLYVGNQVALVYEIPMNEVVLDFFDRLKSVSRGYASLDYSFERFQEGDLVKLDVLINTEVVDALAVIVHREQAQFRGRQLVGKMREIIPRQMFDVAIQAAIGAHIIARETVKALRKNVIAKCYGGDVSRKRKLLDRQKEGKKRMKQVGKVEIPQEAFLAILRVDDKSSS comes from the coding sequence ATGTCTGAATCTGCGACACTTTTATCCCATATTCGTAACTTTTCGATTATTGCTCATATCGATCATGGTAAATCGACTTTATCCGATCGTCTAATTCAAACTTGTGGCGGCCTTAGTCAACGTGAAATGAGTGCGCAAGTGTTGGATTCCATGGATCTTGAGCGTGAACGTGGCATTACCATTAAAGCTCAAAGTGTTACTTTAAATTATTTAGCAAAAGATGGTAAACACTACCAATTGAACTTTATTGATACTCCTGGGCATGTTGATTTTGCGTATGAAGTTTCTCGTTCACTGGCAGCATGTGAAGGGGCGTTGCTAGTGGTTGATGCCGGTCAAGGTGTTGAAGCGCAAACGGTTGCAGTATGTTATATGGCGGTTGAGCAAGGTTTGGAAGTGATTCCGGTGCTCAATAAAATTGATTTGCCACAAGCCGAGCCGGAGCGCGTTGCTAAAGAAATCGAGGAAATTATTGGGATTGAAGCTAAGGATGCCTTGCATATTAGTGCTAAAACGGGCTTGGGGATTGCTGATTTATTAGAAATGTTAGTGGCTAAAGTACCTCCACCACAAGGTAGTGTTGATGGACCGTTGCAGGCGCTCATTATTGATTCATGGTTTGATAGTTATTTAGGCGTGGTTTCTCTGGTGCGTGTCATGAATGGTGTTTTACGCAAAGGCGATAAGATGCAAGTGATGACGACAGGGAAAGCGCATTTAGTTGATAGCGTGGGAGTTTTTACGCCTAAACGTTTGGAGAAAGAAGAATTAAGAACCGGCGAGGTAGGCTATGTGGTTGCGGGCATTAAAGATATTAATGGCGCGCCAGTAGGAGATACGATTACCTTAGCAAAGCAGCCTGCGTTGACTTCTTTACCCGGCTTTAAGATGCTAAAGCCGCAGGTTTATGCTGGTCTTTTTCCAATTAGTTCAGAAGATTATGAAGCTTTTCGTGATGCGTTAGGGAAATTGCGATTAAATGATGCCTCATTGTTTTATGAGCCTGAAAATTCAGAGGCGATGGGATTTGGGTTCCGCTGCGGTTTCTTAGGTATGTTGCATATGGAAATTGTGCAAGAGCGTTTAGAGCGTGAATATAATCTCGATTTAATTACCACCGCTCCCACCGTTGTTTATGAAGTGGTTTTAACCAAAGGCGAAACCATTTACGTTGATAACCCGTCGAAATTACCTGTAGTCAATAATATTGAATCTTTGCGAGAACCAATTGCTAAGGTGAATATTTTAGTCGCTCAAGAGCATGTTGGCGTGGTGATGAAGCTATGCCTTGAACGCCGTGGGATACAGAAGTCAATGTTGTATGTGGGTAATCAAGTCGCATTGGTGTACGAAATACCAATGAACGAAGTTGTGTTGGATTTTTTTGATCGCTTGAAATCGGTGAGTCGTGGCTATGCTTCTTTGGATTATAGTTTTGAACGTTTTCAAGAAGGCGATTTAGTTAAGCTTGATGTATTGATTAATACAGAAGTCGTTGATGCATTGGCAGTTATTGTGCATAGAGAGCAAGCGCAATTTCGTGGGCGACAGTTAGTCGGGAAAATGCGTGAAATTATTCCAAGGCAGATGTTTGACGTGGCGATACAGGCGGCAATTGGCGCGCATATTATTGCACGCGAAACCGTAAAAGCTTTACGCAAAAACGTGATTGCGAAGTGTTATGGTGGTGACGTTTCACGTAAGAGAAAGTTGTTGGATAGGCAAAAGGAAGGTAAAAAACGCATGAAACAAGTGGGTAAAGTTGAAATTCCACAAGAAGCGTTTTTGGCCATCTTGAGGGTGGATGATAAAAGTAGTAGTTAA
- a CDS encoding succinate dehydrogenase assembly factor 2 has product MPTLESDAVKKKILQLRWQCRRGMLEIDIILSRYLSESYEKSSLIEQAIFESLLTENDQQLFLWFTGREEVWPKYVDLVCKLRK; this is encoded by the coding sequence ATGCCTACTTTAGAATCAGATGCAGTGAAAAAAAAAATATTACAATTACGCTGGCAGTGCCGTCGCGGTATGTTAGAAATTGATATTATTTTAAGTCGTTATTTATCAGAAAGTTACGAGAAATCTAGCTTAATCGAACAAGCGATTTTTGAGTCTTTATTGACAGAAAATGACCAACAATTATTTTTGTGGTTTACGGGGCGAGAAGAAGTATGGCCAAAATATGTGGATTTAGTGTGCAAATTACGAAAATGA